Proteins co-encoded in one Haloarcula pelagica genomic window:
- a CDS encoding type IV pilin: protein MGRSTERGVSPVVSTVLLVAVVVILASTVSVVAFGFTSQVDEPAPVVAQSSGQLVRDVTGGTDQIVNITHEAGDTIQVANIEVAVDASDACGKRGRLVDLPDNAVGFGSPDQIEGDDIFDDYSPDGGALDPTTGDTEFSAGDTIRFRLTNGACPLADGDRITVRIVHTPSGAVVVEQTLTAS, encoded by the coding sequence ATGGGACGAAGCACCGAACGAGGGGTCTCTCCGGTCGTCTCGACCGTGCTGTTGGTCGCCGTCGTCGTCATCCTCGCCTCGACGGTGTCGGTCGTCGCCTTTGGCTTCACGAGCCAGGTCGACGAGCCGGCGCCGGTCGTCGCACAGTCGAGCGGCCAGCTCGTCCGGGACGTTACCGGCGGGACCGACCAGATCGTCAACATCACCCACGAAGCGGGCGACACCATCCAGGTCGCGAACATCGAGGTCGCCGTCGACGCCAGCGACGCCTGCGGCAAGCGCGGCCGGTTAGTCGACCTGCCGGACAACGCCGTCGGCTTCGGCAGCCCGGATCAGATCGAGGGCGACGACATCTTCGACGACTACTCGCCCGACGGCGGCGCGCTCGATCCGACCACGGGGGACACCGAGTTCAGCGCCGGCGACACGATCCGCTTCCGGCTGACCAACGGCGCGTGTCCGCTCGCCGACGGCGACCGGATCACCGTCCGGATCGTCCACACACCCTCGGGCGCCGTCGTCGTCGAGCAGACACTGACCGCGTCCTGA
- a CDS encoding FKBP-type peptidyl-prolyl cis-trans isomerase: MAIDDGDGVTIEYVGRFEDGTIFDTSRYEVAADHGLAEAQDAGPDNYKALSFRVGNRDVIAGLDDALVGRSEGEEATITVEPDDAYGPVEPEKIREYDPETFEAMVGTEPEVGMHVHAENDLHGDVTAVREDTVEVDFNHELAGKTLVFEVEVIDVWGKNE, from the coding sequence ATGGCTATCGACGACGGGGACGGCGTCACCATCGAGTACGTCGGGCGGTTCGAGGACGGGACCATCTTCGACACGTCCCGGTACGAGGTCGCGGCCGACCACGGACTCGCCGAGGCACAGGACGCCGGCCCGGACAACTACAAAGCGCTCTCGTTCCGGGTCGGCAACCGCGACGTGATCGCCGGCCTCGACGACGCGCTCGTGGGCCGCAGCGAGGGCGAGGAGGCGACGATCACGGTCGAACCGGACGACGCCTACGGTCCGGTCGAACCCGAGAAGATCAGGGAGTACGACCCCGAGACGTTCGAGGCGATGGTCGGGACCGAACCCGAAGTCGGGATGCACGTCCACGCCGAGAACGACCTCCACGGCGACGTGACCGCCGTCCGGGAGGACACCGTCGAAGTCGACTTCAACCACGAACTCGCCGGCAAGACGCTCGTCTTCGAGGTCGAAGTGATCGACGTGTGGGGGAAAAACGAGTGA
- a CDS encoding GNAT family N-acetyltransferase, with translation MYVRDAKNREEVWLLDHIEAMGLDETAFRSRDYVVAIDEQSHEKAGFGRIRIHKTDDGEYCELTSIGVLEEWRGQGVGAHIIERLAEYAADEGFDVVYSLTNAADYLAQFGFERIEPEQLPEKLRDRLVTKQENIQPDSVPLRLQVERFRMPDRFRTRFKAASAEETVESEPDESAEDFGIDPDEATYKYDTG, from the coding sequence ATGTACGTCCGGGACGCGAAAAACCGTGAGGAGGTCTGGCTGCTGGACCACATCGAAGCGATGGGGCTCGACGAGACAGCGTTCCGTTCCCGCGACTACGTCGTCGCCATCGACGAACAGAGCCACGAGAAGGCCGGCTTCGGCCGCATCCGTATCCACAAGACCGACGACGGCGAGTACTGCGAACTGACGAGTATCGGCGTCCTGGAGGAGTGGCGCGGCCAGGGTGTCGGTGCACACATCATCGAACGACTCGCCGAGTACGCCGCCGACGAGGGGTTCGACGTGGTGTACTCGCTGACCAACGCGGCCGACTACCTCGCGCAGTTCGGCTTCGAGCGCATCGAGCCCGAGCAACTGCCCGAGAAACTGCGCGACCGGCTGGTGACCAAACAGGAGAACATCCAGCCCGATTCCGTCCCGCTTCGCCTCCAGGTCGAGCGCTTCCGGATGCCAGACCGGTTCAGAACCCGGTTCAAGGCCGCGTCGGCCGAGGAGACGGTCGAGTCGGAGCCCGACGAGTCCGCGGAGGACTTCGGGATCGACCCCGACGAGGCGACCTACAAGTACGACACCGGCTGA
- a CDS encoding AMP-binding protein: MSSDDDYRHVPSREFVESTNVREFMRAYDIGDSEELIDRTTTELPAEPDSGVEWFWDELVDYLGIEFFEPYDAVRERHSRVVDGETYDGPQFTEWYPGGRINAAHNALDRHAARDSGTRNHAALVWEGEPGDVREVTFHALNRQASQVANYLESVGVGTGDTVALYMPMVPEVAAILYGCLKVGAIAVPIFSGFGVDATATRLADADPAVLFTADGFYRRGSVVGLKETADEAVDDAADRVEGDGVEHTVVYERVGTADDPDRTLQWTRRDEWWADAVGSQPDSYAAKSLPSGQESMLLYSSGTTGEPKGIVHTHAGALLQAAKEVYFGFDHKPADRFFWVSDIGWMMGPWTLLGNHTFGGTVFMYEGAPDHPEPDRFWAMIDRHDLTVFGVSPTAIRALRKRGEEWLDGHDLSSLRLLGSTGEPWDEESWEWFYEHVGNGSCPIINISGGTEIMGCFLMPLPTQPLNPCTLGGPGLGMDIDIVDEAGESIRDSHERGYLVARDSCPSMTKSLWAGDDRYIEEYWSTWPDVWDHGDWAQRAEDRLWYLHGRADDTLNVAGRKVGPAEVEGAAIEHPAVTQAAAVGAPDETTGTAVVLYVVLHPEYEPNDDLAEAIRETVGAELGKPFRPREVLFVDAFPKTQSGKIVRRAIAAAYRGEDLGDLSSVENPGVLAAIEDAS; encoded by the coding sequence ATGAGCAGCGACGACGACTACCGACACGTACCGTCCCGCGAGTTCGTCGAGTCGACGAACGTCCGGGAGTTCATGCGGGCTTACGACATCGGGGACTCCGAGGAACTCATCGACCGGACGACCACCGAACTGCCGGCCGAACCCGACTCGGGTGTCGAGTGGTTCTGGGACGAACTCGTCGACTACCTCGGGATCGAGTTCTTCGAGCCGTACGACGCGGTCCGGGAACGCCACTCCCGAGTGGTCGACGGCGAGACCTACGACGGGCCACAGTTCACCGAGTGGTACCCCGGCGGCCGCATCAACGCCGCCCACAACGCGCTCGACAGACACGCCGCCCGCGACAGCGGGACGCGAAACCACGCCGCGCTCGTCTGGGAGGGCGAACCCGGCGACGTACGGGAGGTCACGTTCCACGCGCTGAACAGACAGGCCAGCCAGGTCGCCAACTACCTCGAATCGGTCGGCGTCGGGACCGGCGACACCGTCGCCCTCTACATGCCGATGGTCCCCGAGGTCGCGGCCATCCTCTATGGCTGTCTGAAGGTCGGCGCGATCGCGGTACCGATCTTCTCGGGCTTCGGCGTCGACGCGACGGCGACGCGGCTGGCCGACGCAGACCCAGCCGTGTTGTTCACCGCCGACGGCTTCTACCGCCGCGGCTCGGTGGTCGGGCTCAAAGAGACGGCCGACGAGGCAGTCGACGACGCCGCCGACCGCGTCGAGGGCGACGGCGTCGAACACACTGTCGTCTACGAGCGAGTCGGGACTGCCGACGACCCCGACCGGACCCTCCAGTGGACCCGCCGCGACGAGTGGTGGGCCGACGCCGTCGGCAGCCAGCCCGACAGCTACGCCGCGAAGTCTCTCCCCAGCGGCCAGGAGTCGATGTTGCTGTACTCCTCGGGGACGACCGGCGAGCCCAAGGGGATCGTCCACACCCACGCCGGCGCGCTGTTGCAGGCGGCCAAGGAGGTGTACTTCGGGTTCGATCACAAGCCTGCCGACCGCTTTTTCTGGGTCAGCGACATCGGCTGGATGATGGGGCCCTGGACGCTACTCGGGAACCACACCTTCGGCGGCACCGTCTTCATGTACGAGGGCGCCCCCGACCATCCGGAGCCGGACCGCTTCTGGGCGATGATCGACCGCCACGACCTCACCGTCTTCGGCGTCTCGCCGACGGCGATCCGAGCGCTCCGCAAACGGGGCGAGGAGTGGCTCGACGGCCACGACCTCTCCAGTCTGCGGCTGTTGGGGTCGACCGGCGAACCCTGGGACGAGGAGAGCTGGGAGTGGTTCTACGAGCACGTCGGGAACGGCTCGTGCCCGATCATCAACATCTCCGGCGGGACCGAGATCATGGGCTGCTTTCTCATGCCGCTGCCGACCCAGCCGCTCAACCCCTGTACGCTGGGCGGTCCCGGCCTGGGAATGGACATCGACATCGTCGACGAGGCGGGCGAGTCGATCCGTGACAGCCACGAGCGGGGGTATCTGGTCGCGCGGGACTCCTGCCCGTCGATGACGAAATCGCTGTGGGCCGGCGACGACCGGTATATCGAGGAGTACTGGTCGACTTGGCCCGACGTATGGGACCACGGCGACTGGGCCCAGCGGGCCGAAGACCGACTCTGGTACCTCCACGGGCGCGCCGACGACACGCTCAACGTCGCCGGCCGGAAGGTCGGCCCGGCGGAGGTCGAAGGGGCCGCGATCGAGCACCCGGCGGTCACCCAGGCCGCCGCCGTCGGCGCACCCGACGAAACGACCGGGACCGCGGTCGTCCTCTACGTCGTGCTCCACCCCGAGTACGAACCCAACGACGACCTGGCCGAGGCGATCCGCGAGACCGTCGGCGCGGAGTTGGGCAAGCCGTTCCGCCCTCGCGAGGTGCTGTTCGTCGACGCCTTCCCCAAGACCCAGAGCGGGAAGATCGTCCGCCGTGCGATCGCGGCCGCCTACCGGGGCGAGGACCTCGGTGACCTCTCCAGCGTCGAGAACCCCGGCGTGCTGGCGGCGATCGAGGACGCGTCGTAG
- a CDS encoding MFS transporter encodes MSVRRERMVLAAVVFVVLLAQVLLYPGVDTLVRALGAETDLDASMWFLAAEFAAFVAFAGVWGVLSDATGRRLPFIVGGAVVGGLLYGLLAWLPGVTSVSFETVLLLRALQGAATIAPFSLSMTMLMDLSGGHGRNMGAAGIAIGSGTALGAPLGGQLYGVAPTLPLAVAGGLLLVVAALATLVTDRAPAADSGHVREALAGLRGTPALAIPYTFGFVDRLTAGFFALVGTLYFRTAFSLTPGETGLMLALFFAPFALLQYPFGVLSDRVGRTLPVAVGSSLYGLAVVGVGLAPTVRSAGVGMVVVGVIGALMAPATMALVSDLAGDAERGGAMAGFNALGSVGFLTGILVGGFVAGEYGYLAAFVVAGGAELLVALAALPGLLTLDTALRERPAD; translated from the coding sequence GTGAGCGTTCGCCGGGAGCGAATGGTCCTCGCCGCGGTCGTCTTCGTCGTCCTGCTCGCGCAGGTGTTGCTCTATCCGGGGGTCGACACGCTCGTGCGGGCACTCGGCGCGGAGACCGACCTCGACGCGAGCATGTGGTTCCTCGCGGCCGAGTTCGCCGCCTTCGTCGCCTTCGCCGGCGTCTGGGGCGTGTTGAGCGACGCGACCGGCCGCCGACTCCCGTTCATCGTCGGCGGAGCCGTCGTCGGCGGCCTGCTGTACGGCCTGCTCGCCTGGCTGCCGGGCGTCACGAGCGTCTCCTTCGAGACGGTCCTGCTCCTCCGGGCGCTCCAGGGCGCCGCGACCATCGCGCCGTTCTCGCTGTCGATGACGATGCTGATGGACCTCTCGGGCGGTCACGGCCGGAACATGGGTGCGGCGGGGATCGCCATCGGCTCCGGGACAGCGCTGGGCGCGCCGCTCGGCGGGCAGTTGTACGGCGTCGCGCCGACGCTGCCGCTGGCAGTCGCCGGCGGGCTCTTGCTGGTCGTCGCCGCGCTGGCCACGCTGGTCACGGATCGTGCGCCGGCGGCCGATAGCGGGCACGTCCGAGAGGCGCTGGCGGGCCTCCGCGGGACGCCGGCGCTGGCGATCCCCTACACGTTCGGCTTCGTCGACCGGCTGACAGCGGGCTTTTTCGCGCTCGTCGGGACGCTGTACTTCCGGACGGCGTTCTCGCTGACGCCCGGCGAGACGGGTCTGATGCTCGCGCTGTTTTTCGCCCCCTTCGCCCTCCTCCAGTACCCCTTCGGCGTCCTCTCGGATCGGGTCGGCCGCACACTTCCCGTCGCCGTCGGCTCCTCGCTGTACGGGCTGGCCGTCGTCGGCGTCGGCCTGGCTCCGACGGTGCGTTCGGCCGGCGTCGGGATGGTCGTCGTCGGCGTCATCGGCGCGTTGATGGCACCGGCGACGATGGCGCTGGTCTCCGATCTGGCCGGCGACGCGGAGCGGGGCGGGGCGATGGCCGGGTTCAACGCCCTGGGAAGTGTCGGCTTCCTGACCGGAATCCTGGTCGGCGGGTTCGTCGCCGGTGAGTACGGCTACCTCGCGGCGTTCGTCGTCGCCGGCGGCGCGGAACTGCTGGTGGCGCTCGCGGCGCTCCCGGGGCTGTTGACGCTCGATACCGCGCTACGGGAGCGCCCTGCGGACTGA
- a CDS encoding penicillin acylase family protein: MDWSRRALLSAVLAGGVGGATLSPAGSVLDRFAALDGDYWAAARRETPERVESPFGSATVRYDDDGVPTIEADGSRALAYAVGYVHGTDRRFQLDLFARRMRGELAAAVGQQAVESDRFHAQMDFTAAAEANWAALEDTDTGADLAAFAEGVNAATGDGALPAEFQLLEYEPRQWTPVDSLLIQKQIGWGLTGSFRTLRVAAATDALGADAAASLYPNRLDHDYPILPAAEIGGDESERVDAGASEVRVGGDRGGIAPEFARWASAFEWPDGVGSNSWVVSGEHTASGRPLLANDPHLTLFAPPVWYRQHLRAPDLQVGGVAFPGVPFVVIGENDAGTWGFTNANADCIDFYRYETDGESYRYDGETREFDVEERPIEVADAPDQTVTVRKSVHGPVLERFGQRVGVAWVGLQATRTAGAIRDLNYSDGRDSALDALSRFDHPTQNAVYADREGNTCYYMTGLVPRRRTDGEAVPGDQVFDGSAGAGEWLGYEPYDVPDHDAYVDSADKPQVIDPDYVATANQRIVADSQLDYYLSEAYGAPWRGKRIYNLLDRRALSDDPIDPAFMRRVQRDVRDERAAAFVPTILDARSAMGERARGAADELDGWDYRMDRDSRAALVFAFFVDAYRSQVFDDAFAANDLDDRFYPNDWVLLTLPAESLWFTDPPGGDARSRAQTIAAAMADAAAAIDEAGHEVYGDYNRTAIDHPFDQSFLNYPRYPTDGSPATVRNVRVESGVGSSYRLLARLDSAPSLSIIPGGNEGSPFSEHYDDQLRDWADGEYRVQRPTTDGDPDIRFREGGDE, translated from the coding sequence ATGGACTGGAGTCGCAGAGCCCTCCTGTCGGCCGTCCTCGCAGGCGGCGTCGGCGGGGCGACCCTCTCGCCTGCGGGGTCCGTTCTCGACCGGTTCGCGGCGCTGGACGGCGACTACTGGGCGGCCGCTCGCCGCGAGACGCCCGAGCGCGTCGAGAGCCCCTTCGGGTCGGCGACGGTCAGGTACGACGACGACGGCGTCCCGACGATCGAGGCCGACGGCTCGCGCGCGCTGGCCTACGCCGTCGGGTACGTCCACGGGACCGACCGCCGCTTCCAGTTGGACCTGTTCGCCCGCCGGATGCGCGGGGAACTCGCGGCCGCTGTCGGCCAGCAGGCCGTCGAGTCGGATCGCTTCCACGCCCAGATGGACTTCACCGCCGCCGCCGAGGCCAACTGGGCGGCCCTGGAGGACACCGACACCGGAGCGGACCTGGCGGCCTTCGCCGAGGGGGTGAACGCGGCCACCGGCGACGGCGCGCTGCCGGCGGAGTTTCAACTCCTGGAGTACGAACCCCGCCAGTGGACGCCGGTCGACTCGCTGTTGATCCAGAAACAGATCGGCTGGGGACTGACCGGGAGCTTCCGGACGCTCCGGGTCGCGGCCGCCACGGACGCGCTGGGGGCCGACGCCGCGGCCTCGCTGTACCCGAACCGGCTCGACCACGACTACCCGATCCTCCCGGCCGCCGAGATCGGCGGTGACGAGAGCGAACGGGTCGATGCGGGTGCGAGCGAGGTGAGAGTGGGCGGCGACCGCGGTGGCATCGCCCCCGAGTTCGCCCGCTGGGCGTCGGCCTTCGAGTGGCCCGACGGCGTCGGCTCGAACTCCTGGGTCGTCTCCGGCGAGCACACCGCCAGCGGCCGACCGCTGCTGGCCAACGACCCCCATCTGACGCTGTTCGCCCCACCGGTGTGGTACCGCCAGCACCTCCGGGCGCCGGACCTCCAGGTGGGCGGTGTCGCCTTCCCGGGGGTTCCCTTCGTCGTCATCGGCGAGAACGACGCCGGCACCTGGGGGTTCACGAACGCTAACGCCGACTGCATCGACTTCTACCGGTACGAGACCGACGGCGAATCCTACCGGTACGACGGGGAGACACGTGAGTTTGATGTCGAGGAGCGCCCTATCGAGGTCGCCGACGCCCCCGATCAGACGGTGACGGTCCGGAAGTCGGTCCACGGGCCGGTCCTGGAGCGGTTCGGCCAGCGGGTCGGCGTCGCCTGGGTCGGTCTCCAGGCCACCCGCACCGCGGGGGCCATCCGGGACCTGAACTACAGCGACGGCCGCGACAGCGCGCTCGATGCGCTCTCGCGGTTCGACCACCCGACACAGAACGCCGTCTACGCCGACCGGGAGGGCAACACCTGCTACTACATGACCGGGCTGGTGCCCCGACGCCGGACCGACGGCGAGGCCGTCCCCGGGGATCAGGTGTTCGACGGCTCCGCCGGCGCGGGGGAGTGGCTCGGCTACGAGCCCTACGATGTCCCCGACCACGACGCCTACGTCGACAGCGCGGACAAACCCCAGGTAATCGACCCCGACTACGTGGCGACGGCGAACCAGCGGATCGTCGCCGACAGCCAGTTGGACTACTATCTCTCCGAGGCCTACGGCGCCCCCTGGCGCGGCAAGCGGATCTACAACCTGCTCGACCGACGGGCGCTGAGCGACGACCCGATCGATCCGGCCTTCATGCGTCGCGTTCAGCGGGATGTCCGCGACGAGCGGGCGGCGGCGTTCGTCCCGACGATCCTCGACGCGCGGTCGGCGATGGGCGAGCGTGCCCGCGGGGCCGCCGACGAACTCGACGGCTGGGACTACCGGATGGACCGCGACTCCCGGGCCGCGCTCGTGTTCGCGTTCTTCGTCGACGCCTACCGCTCGCAGGTGTTCGACGACGCCTTCGCCGCCAACGACCTCGACGACCGGTTCTACCCCAACGACTGGGTGCTGTTGACGCTACCGGCCGAGAGCCTGTGGTTCACCGACCCGCCCGGGGGCGACGCCCGGAGCAGAGCGCAGACCATCGCCGCGGCCATGGCCGACGCCGCGGCGGCCATCGACGAGGCCGGCCACGAGGTCTACGGCGACTACAACCGGACGGCGATCGACCACCCGTTCGACCAGTCGTTTCTCAACTATCCGCGCTACCCGACCGACGGTTCGCCCGCGACGGTCCGGAACGTCCGGGTCGAGAGCGGTGTCGGCAGCAGCTACCGACTGCTCGCTCGGCTGGACAGCGCGCCGTCGCTGTCGATCATCCCCGGCGGCAACGAGGGCAGTCCGTTCTCCGAACACTACGACGACCAGCTCCGGGACTGGGCCGACGGCGAGTATCGCGTCCAGCGGCCCACGACCGACGGCGACCCCGACATTCGCTTCCGGGAGGGCGGCGATGAGTGA